The following coding sequences lie in one Maribacter forsetii DSM 18668 genomic window:
- a CDS encoding curli production assembly/transport component CsgF codes for MKKTILLFLLLVATDYCHSQQFVYTPKNPNFGGETFNYQWLLSSANAQNSFTADSNFDNDSSELEDFQESLNRQLLSQLTRSVFDSELGEGLEPGTFNVGSLLLEVFESGEGLVINILDTSTGEQTQIIVPN; via the coding sequence ATGAAAAAAACCATACTTCTATTTCTTTTATTAGTTGCTACTGACTACTGCCACTCGCAGCAATTTGTGTACACCCCTAAAAATCCGAATTTTGGAGGAGAAACATTTAATTACCAATGGTTGCTTAGCTCAGCAAATGCTCAAAATTCATTTACCGCAGATAGCAATTTTGATAACGACTCTTCTGAGCTTGAGGATTTTCAAGAAAGTTTGAACAGGCAATTACTTAGTCAACTTACCCGATCAGTATTTGATTCTGAATTAGGTGAAGGTCTTGAACCTGGCACCTTCAATGTAGGTAGTTTATTATTAGAAGTTTTTGAATCTGGCGAAGGTCTTGTTATCAACATTTTAGATACTTCAACAGGTGAACAAACTCAAATTATTGTACCCAACTAA
- a CDS encoding CsgG/HfaB family protein codes for MTLLRKIYIIALLILLNSCGAYYNQPVAPSTSRIGETTTESASLKNLPLPSEPIVVGVYNFKDQTGQYKSVENASTFSTAVPQGATTMLIKALEDSKWFTPIERENLSNLLNERNIIRSTRQEYTGDQSNKPNLPPLLYAGILLEGGIISYDTNIITGGYGARYFGVGGSTQYRQDRITIYLRAVSTSNGKILKTVYVSKTILSQAIDASLFKYVKFQRLLEVETGITKNEPIQLAIQNAIENAVESLIVEGVEDNLWSTAEGTVKNDSLVSTYNLRKAEEESTLLYNRTQASEILNSGISVKGNAPIFNGDFTNKSFGFGGGIKYSRYLSPKFDIGIKGDYFYFRGGQNFHKEYMSGNLTLGYTFLPLDRLTPYVYGGVGGIFDIRTPDPNIAEDTSGINLQYGLALKYNINPRLSFFISAENNHTTSDAIDDIVNGKRDDFYYNFSVGMEFRIGKKL; via the coding sequence ATGACATTACTTCGAAAAATCTATATAATAGCTTTGCTGATTTTACTTAACAGTTGCGGAGCATATTACAACCAACCAGTTGCCCCAAGCACATCAAGAATTGGTGAAACCACTACAGAATCTGCATCATTAAAAAACCTGCCTTTACCCAGTGAACCCATAGTGGTTGGTGTATATAATTTTAAAGATCAAACTGGGCAATATAAAAGTGTAGAAAATGCGAGCACTTTTAGCACTGCTGTTCCACAAGGTGCGACAACTATGCTTATTAAGGCATTGGAAGATTCTAAGTGGTTTACACCTATAGAAAGGGAAAACCTTTCAAACTTATTAAATGAGAGAAATATCATCCGGTCCACGAGGCAAGAATATACTGGTGATCAAAGTAATAAGCCCAACCTGCCACCATTACTATATGCCGGAATATTATTAGAGGGTGGCATAATCTCTTACGACACCAACATTATTACTGGTGGTTATGGAGCACGCTATTTTGGTGTTGGTGGCTCCACACAATATCGCCAAGATAGAATTACTATTTATTTGAGAGCTGTATCCACATCTAACGGTAAAATTTTAAAGACAGTCTATGTTTCTAAAACGATATTATCCCAAGCTATTGATGCAAGTCTTTTTAAATATGTAAAATTTCAAAGATTATTAGAAGTGGAAACTGGTATTACAAAAAATGAACCTATTCAATTAGCCATACAAAATGCTATTGAAAACGCGGTGGAGTCTTTAATAGTAGAGGGTGTAGAAGATAATCTTTGGAGCACTGCTGAAGGAACGGTTAAAAATGATTCTTTAGTATCTACGTACAATTTAAGAAAAGCTGAAGAAGAGTCTACTCTTCTATATAACAGAACCCAGGCAAGCGAAATTTTAAATTCAGGAATATCAGTAAAAGGTAACGCTCCCATATTTAATGGAGATTTCACAAATAAATCTTTTGGATTTGGTGGAGGCATTAAATACAGTCGTTATTTATCTCCCAAGTTTGACATTGGGATAAAAGGAGATTACTTCTACTTTAGGGGAGGTCAAAATTTCCACAAAGAGTATATGAGCGGAAACTTAACTCTTGGGTATACTTTTCTTCCTTTAGACAGATTAACCCCTTATGTATATGGTGGTGTTGGTGGTATTTTTGACATTAGAACTCCTGATCCAAATATTGCCGAAGATACTTCTGGTATCAATTTACAATATGGTCTTGCATTAAAATACAATATAAATCCTAGACTATCCTTTTTTATAAGTGCTGAAAATAATCATACAACAAGTGATGCCATTGACGATATCGTAAATGGAAAACGAGATGATTTCTACTATAATTTCAGTGTAGGGATGGAATTTAGAATTGGAAAAAAACTTTAA
- a CDS encoding CsgE family curli-type amyloid fiber assembly protein, whose amino-acid sequence MNRISLIFTWALFALPYTLLAQFNSEVEAHIAIETENVLTNITFSAYNKTTLKKSLSYKALITTNKKINSQLTQFKDEQFFVIEPGEQKNISTATLDLSQGERTIIFVLVYEDEKVIGKDRIVINGFEGEDEMKPKVITKEKPASKQKSQHAQDIDLLTGLVFENTKTKPGRDFYQMFYLAYNNNNIKGNKMVKVDEVLAIGGNTQIQVFAGDDLVVQFFLNPRSSYIKEMVNQSIARVNYYFQQNKAIRQNTIQY is encoded by the coding sequence TTGAATAGAATATCCCTCATATTCACATGGGCATTATTTGCTCTACCCTATACACTTTTAGCTCAGTTTAATAGTGAGGTTGAAGCGCATATAGCAATTGAAACTGAAAATGTACTTACAAACATTACCTTCTCTGCTTATAATAAAACTACGCTAAAAAAGAGTTTAAGCTACAAAGCACTAATTACCACAAACAAAAAAATAAACTCACAACTTACCCAGTTCAAAGATGAACAATTCTTTGTTATTGAACCTGGAGAGCAAAAAAACATAAGTACAGCAACCTTAGACCTCAGTCAAGGAGAACGAACAATCATTTTTGTATTGGTATATGAAGATGAAAAAGTAATTGGTAAAGACAGAATTGTTATCAATGGTTTTGAAGGAGAAGATGAAATGAAGCCCAAGGTAATTACCAAAGAAAAACCTGCCTCAAAACAAAAAAGCCAACATGCACAAGATATAGATTTACTTACCGGTTTAGTATTTGAGAATACAAAAACTAAACCTGGCAGAGATTTTTATCAAATGTTTTATCTGGCTTATAATAACAATAATATTAAAGGGAATAAGATGGTAAAAGTCGATGAAGTGCTAGCCATTGGTGGTAATACCCAGATTCAAGTTTTTGCCGGTGACGACTTAGTTGTTCAGTTCTTTTTAAATCCAAGAAGTTCATATATCAAAGAAATGGTAAATCAGTCAATCGCAAGAGTTAACTACTACTTTCAGCAAAATAAAGCCATTAGGCAGAATACAATTCAATATTAA